A part of Aegilops tauschii subsp. strangulata cultivar AL8/78 chromosome 2, Aet v6.0, whole genome shotgun sequence genomic DNA contains:
- the LOC109769398 gene encoding polygalacturonase ADPG2-like gives MGIIGIRTATLLLAALAWRSVLVAAAGEADGVFNVKDYGARGDGTTDDTKAFIDAWTAACGARGSSASLLVPAGKSFLVGPARFSGPCTSTRITVQVMGTITAPPPGAWSGQNYWMMFYQVQGLTVTGGSTGLLDGRGRSWWWSDKFNRYGDIYKAPTALVVMNCTDVELSQFSSKNSPQMHISVSQSSKVHLTQLTTTAPWDSPNTDGVHIDRSQDVRVTRSTMGTGGECVSIGPGSRFVTVDGIVCGPGRAVSVGSLGRKGATESVEYIDVKNVQFINTSSGATIKTWQGGKGYARSISFTDINFTNVDRPVVINQFYADPYHVPNMGAVAVSNITYTNLKGTSRYRTAVEFYCSESGSCTNTHVNSVAITFPYGRAEALCQNAQGDTSGYVYPKIPCLR, from the exons ATG GGCATCATCGGCATCCGCACGGCCACCCTGCTCCTCGCTGCCCTCGCGTGGCGTAGTGTGCTCGTTGCCGCCGCCGGCGAGGCGGACGGTGTGTTCAACGTCAAGGACTACGGTGCTCGCGGCGACGGGACCACGGACGACACCAAG GCGTTCATAGACGCATGGACCGCGGCGTGCGGCGCCAGAGGCTCGTCGGCGTCGCTGCTCGTACCGGCGGGCAAGTCCTTCCTCGTCGGCCCCGCCAGATTCAGCGGGCCCTGCACCTCCACCAGAATTACCGTCCAG GTCATGGGCACGATTACGGCGCCACCGCCGGGCGCATGGAGCGGGCAGAACTATTGGATGATGTTCTACCAGGTCCAGGGGCTCACGGTTACCGGCGGCAGCACCGGCTTGCTCGACGGCAGAGGCCGGTCGTGGTGGTGGAGCGATAAATTCAACCGCTATGGT GACATATATAAGGCGCCGACG GCCTTGGTGGTCATGAACTGCACCGACGTGGAGCTGAGCCAATTCAGCAGCAAGAACAGCCCGCAGATGCATATCTCCGTCAGCCAGAGCAGCAAGGTCCACCTGACGCAGCTGACCACCACCGCGCCCTGGGACAGCCCCAACACCGACGGCGTGCACATCGACCGGAGCCAAGACGTCCGCGTCACCAGATCGACCATGGGCACCGGCGGCGAATGCGTCTCCATCGGCCCCGGGAGCCGATTCGTCACCGTGGACGGAATCGTCTGCGGCCCCGGCCGTGCTGTAAG TGTGGGGAGCCTTGGCAGGAAGGGAGCAACCGAATCCGTGGAGTACATCGACGTAAAAAACGTCCAGTTCATCAATACCTCGAGTGGAGCGACGATCAAGACGTGGCAG GGTGGGAAAGGTTACGCGAGATCCATCTCCTTCACCGACATAAACTTCACCAACGTGGACCGTCCTGTGGTGATCAACCAGTTCTACGCAGACCCCTACCACGTCCCAAACATG GGGGCGGTGGCGGTGAGCAACATAACGTACACGAACCTGAAGGGGACTTCGAGGTACAGGACGGCCGTCGAATTCTACTGCAGCGAGAGCGGCAGCTGCACCAACACCCACGTCAACTCCGTGGCGATCACATTTCCGTACGGAAGAGCCGAGGCCCTCTGCCAGAACGCGCAAGGGGACACCTCCGGATATGTCTACCCCAAGATCCCTTGCCTTAGATAA
- the LOC109769388 gene encoding uncharacterized protein has protein sequence MGCKGSKLDSQEAVALCRGRADLIAAAVRHRYALADAHAALAGSYEALAAPLHLLLRLQAEPPRLSLPEDRKGGGRRGLPLPDRRHSSHVDFEPTSSSGSESTCSPPGSPPRRVPEQLLPQPNYYGYAPEPAFAYPAPPQSTMQFYYARSRPPPASVAVAQRAPASERARYGAFDAAAGGGYPQYYAYGGEPAVAAPPPPPPQRAAAPAPAPLPPPRESSSWDFLNVFENYDDSYDGYYYNPTTTAAAAAAAYTPSRSSREVREEEGIPELEEDDEETVVVKEMASEYSTVGSGRSRPGSFGAVNTIPEVDNRRNVQRRRPAYRNVAPLTREPPAQRAVGNAVDAATAVKTQLVRVAEAARELAPLLEVGRPSYQGRNSVYHAASSRMMSAISVAHLGCKDEDMLGIVVGEEGKVVGSWSLSLTLEKLYFWERKLYGEVKAEEKMRLRLAKNSKRLKLLDQRGAEAHKVDATRNLLRKLSTKIRIAVRVIAKVSRKINKVRDEELVPQVNTLIQGFAKMWQDKLHSYQIQLQVISEAKNLASVTSGGANGRDLAMELELELIKWIIHFSSWVSAHRNFVKSLNGWLALCLNYEPQEAPTYSPGRIGAPLIFVICNKWSQAIDRISEKDVVNAMQALVSSVRHLWEQQNLDQSERIVAVREREKWMKMLERKALEINKDADELNRKLVLVPGQQQSFQRCPTIRTYEAHRIEASSVHVNLRLVVQALEDFASSSLEAFQEIPRLDEEPTRSSRGSSRVPR, from the exons ATGGGGTGCAAGGGCTCCAAGCTGGACAGCCAGGAGGCGGTGGCGCTCTGCCGCGGCCGCGCCGacctcatcgccgccgccgtgcgCCACCGCTACGCGCTCGCCGACGCGCACGCCGCGCTCGCGGGATCCTACGAGGCGCTCGCCGCGCCGctgcacctcctcctccggctccagGCCGAGCCGCCGCGGCTCTCGCTGCCCGAGGACCGCAAGGGCGGCGGTCGTCGTGGTCTGCCGCTCCCGGACCGCCGTCATTCCTCGCATGTCGACTTCGAGCCCACGTCGTCCTCCGGATCCGAGTCGACCTGCTCCCCGCCCGGATCGCCGCCACGCCGCGTCCCCGAGCAGCTGCTCCCGCAGCCGAATTACTACGGGTACGCGCCCGAGCCCGCGTTCGCCTACCCGGCGCCGCCGCAGAGCACGATGCAGTTCTACTACGCGCGCAGCCGCCCGCCCCCGGCGTCGGTCGCCGTCGCGCAGCGCGCGCCGGCGTCGGAGCGCGCGCGCTACGGCGCCTTCGATGCGGCAGCTGGCGGCGGCTACCCGCAGTATTACGCCTACGGCGGTGAGCCGGCCGTGgctgcgccgccgccaccgccgccgcagaGGGCagcggctccggctccggctccacTTCCGCCGCCCAGGGAGAGCTCGTCGTGGGACTTCCTAAACGTGTTCGAGAACTACGACGACTCGTACGACGGCTACTACTACAACCCCACCACCACCGCGGCTGCCGCAGCCGCCGCGTACACGCCGAGCCGCAGCTcacgggaggtgcgggaggaggaggGCATTCCGGAgctggaggaggacgacgaggagaCCGTGGTCGTGAAGGAGATGGCTAGCGAGTACTCCACGGTTGGAAGCGGCCGCAGCCGTCCCGGCTCGTTCGGTGCCGTCAATACCATTCCGGAGGTCGACAACCGGAGGAATGTACAACGGAGGCGACCAGCATACCGCAATGTGGCCCCGCTAACAAGAGAACCGCCGGCGCAGAGGGCCGTCGGCAATGCGGTGGACGCTGCCACCGCGGTTAAGACACAGCTTGTTCGGGTGGCCGAGGCAGCAAGGGAGCTCGCGCCGCTGCTCGAGGTCGGGAGGCCGAGCTACCAAGGACGCAACTCGGTCTACCACG CTGCTTCATCTCGGATGATGTCTGCAATCTCtgtggcgcatctggggtgcaaAGACGAGGACATGCTGGGCATAGTAGTTGGCGAAGAAGGGAAGGTGGTGGGCTCATGGAGCTTATCCTTGACACTGGAGAAGCTATATTTCTGGGAGAGGAAGCTGTATGGTGAGGTCAAG GCTGAAGAGAAGATGCGTTTACGTCTTGCCAAGAACTCTAAGAGACTAAAGCTTCTAGATCAAAGGGGTGCTGAAGCTCATAAGGTTGACGCAACTCGAAATTTGCTCAGGAAGCTGTCAACAAAGATAAGAATAGCTGTTCGTGTCATTGCCAAGGTGTCAAGAAAAATTAACAAAGTAAGGGATGAGGAACTAGTGCCACAAGTTAATACCTTGATCCAAGG GTTTGCAAAAATGTGGCAAGACAAGCTACACTCCTACCAGATTCAGTTGCAAGTGATATCAGAAGCGAAAAACCTGGCTTCGGTCACATCAGGTGGAGCCAACGGCCGTGATTTGGCAATGGAACTGGAGCTAGAACTGATTAAATGGATCATCCATTTTTCCTCCTGGGTGAGCGCGCACAGGAACTTCGTGAAGTCACTGAACGGATGGCTAGCACTCTGCCTCAACTACGAACCTCAAGAGGCACCTACTTACTCTCCCGGGAGGATAGGTGCTCCATTGATTTTCGTCATCTGCAACAAATGGTCTCAAGCCATTGACAGGATCTCCGAGAAGGATGTGGTCAACGCAATGCAGGCCCTCGTGTCGAGCGTGCGCCATCTGTGGGAGCAGCAAAACCTCGATCAAAGCGAAAGGATCGTCGCGGTTCGAGAGAGGGAGAAGTGGATGAAGATGTTGGAGAGGAAGGCgctggagatcaacaaggatgccGACGAGCTGAACAGGAAGCTGGTCTTGGTGCCGGGCCAGCAGCAGAGCTTTCAGCGGTGTCCGACAATACGAACGTACGAGGCGCATCGTATCGAAGCAAGCAGCGTGCACGTAAATTTGAGGCTGGTTGTTCAAGCTCTGGAGGACTTTGCCTCCAGTTCCCTGGAAGCTTTCCAGGAGATACCGAGACTAGATGAAGAGCCAACAAGGTCGTCAAGAGGGAGTTCGAGGGTGCCACGGTGA